In a genomic window of Lacrimispora sp. BS-2:
- a CDS encoding DUF5662 family protein: MKFMNLWGHFCTINIHKIRVMKNCFRVGLIKQGLLHDLSKYSLEEFIPGVLYYQGTRSPNAAEREDKGFSRAWLHHKGRNKHHYEYWIDFTTDMSEGLVGHKMPLNYVIEMMMDRIAASKTYKGKDYTDASPWEYYMHAKRYMVIDPETRSLLEELLVMLKNQGEERTFAYIRYLLKKGDYP; encoded by the coding sequence ATGAAATTTATGAATTTATGGGGTCATTTTTGCACGATCAATATACATAAGATCAGGGTCATGAAAAACTGTTTTCGTGTGGGCCTTATAAAACAGGGGCTGCTTCACGATTTATCAAAATACAGTCTGGAAGAATTCATACCAGGCGTTCTTTATTATCAGGGGACCAGAAGCCCTAATGCTGCCGAAAGAGAGGACAAAGGTTTTTCAAGAGCCTGGCTCCATCATAAAGGCCGCAACAAGCATCACTACGAATACTGGATCGACTTTACCACTGATATGTCGGAGGGACTGGTAGGTCATAAGATGCCTTTAAATTATGTCATTGAAATGATGATGGACCGGATCGCCGCATCGAAGACCTATAAGGGTAAGGATTACACCGACGCATCGCCGTGGGAATATTACATGCACGCGAAACGCTATATGGTCATTGATCCTGAGACGAGAAGTTTGTTGGAGGAGCTTCTTGTGATGTTAAAAAACCAAGGGGAAGAAAGGACATTTGCCTACATCAGGTATTTGTTGAAAAAAGGAGATTATCCGTAA
- a CDS encoding ribonuclease H-like domain-containing protein: protein MDSTKERAEAFVITLQKTIAFHETYPFDRIGRKEDLLFFDIETTGFSGTYSTLYLIGCVYYKNSCWNLVQWFADTLDSEKELLETFFKFLENFTTVIHFNGDGFDIPYLLKRCLAHGMPYDFSGVKSLDIYKKIRPYRGLLGLPSMKQKAIEEFLKVERKDLYSGGQLIEVYRDYLISHDKFLFDLLILHNEDDLKGMPLILPILNYPDFLEHSFLLEHQEILCQKDIFGREFPSLRLTCKNGFAIPVGFSKSNSLISMEAEGEYLTTTIDLYEGELKFFYPDYKNYYYLIYEDKAIHKSVAEYVDKEARTKATAKTCYTRRAGCYLPQFSPLWTPCLQMEFKDKITYVPYEPDFFEDGEKLRLYIRHLFDTMCR, encoded by the coding sequence ATGGACAGTACGAAAGAAAGGGCGGAAGCATTTGTGATCACTTTACAGAAAACCATTGCATTTCATGAAACATATCCCTTTGACCGGATCGGCAGGAAAGAGGATCTGCTGTTCTTTGATATAGAAACCACAGGTTTTTCCGGGACGTATTCTACCCTTTATCTGATCGGATGTGTTTATTATAAAAACAGCTGCTGGAACCTGGTTCAGTGGTTCGCAGACACCCTGGACTCAGAAAAAGAGCTGCTGGAAACCTTTTTTAAATTTTTAGAAAACTTTACTACAGTCATACATTTTAACGGAGATGGTTTTGATATTCCCTATCTTTTAAAGCGCTGCCTTGCCCATGGGATGCCTTATGATTTTTCCGGTGTGAAAAGCCTGGATATTTACAAAAAAATACGCCCTTACAGAGGGCTTCTCGGGCTTCCCTCAATGAAGCAGAAAGCCATTGAGGAATTTTTAAAAGTGGAGCGGAAGGATCTTTATTCCGGCGGACAGCTGATTGAAGTTTACAGAGATTATCTAATCTCTCATGATAAATTTTTATTTGACCTTTTAATATTACATAATGAAGACGATTTAAAGGGAATGCCCCTGATCCTCCCTATATTGAATTACCCGGACTTTTTAGAACACAGCTTTCTTCTTGAACATCAGGAAATTTTATGCCAAAAAGATATTTTTGGCCGGGAGTTCCCCTCCTTAAGGCTTACCTGCAAAAATGGCTTTGCCATTCCCGTTGGATTTTCCAAATCCAATTCCCTGATTTCCATGGAGGCAGAAGGAGAATACCTGACCACAACCATTGACCTCTATGAGGGCGAATTAAAATTCTTTTATCCTGATTATAAAAATTACTATTATCTGATTTATGAAGACAAAGCCATTCACAAAAGCGTGGCTGAGTACGTGGATAAGGAAGCCCGGACAAAAGCTACGGCCAAGACATGCTACACCCGCAGGGCCGGCTGTTATCTTCCCCAGTTTTCCCCTTTATGGACGCCATGCCTGCAAATGGAATTCAAGGATAAAATCACTTATGTTCCCTATGAACCGGACTTTTTTGAGGATGGCGAAAAGCTTCGCCTTTACATCCGTCATTTGTTTGATACTATGTGCAGATAA
- the ruvA gene encoding Holliday junction branch migration protein RuvA — MISFVKGPLVEIFEDTVVIESGNVGFEIHVPVSVLQKLPGIGVETKLYTYFQVRDDAMCLYGFLNRQDLQMFKQLISVNGIGPKGALGILSALDPEDLRRAIVTGDAKAISKAPGVGAKTAQRIILDLKDKIDMAELLPSGFVEPVNGPALSGGIAGEAMDALAALGYSAAEAGRAVRQVEVTESMTVEDVLKASLKHLAFI, encoded by the coding sequence GTGATTTCTTTCGTAAAAGGGCCATTGGTTGAAATATTTGAAGATACCGTTGTAATAGAGAGCGGGAACGTGGGATTTGAGATACATGTTCCTGTATCCGTGCTTCAAAAACTGCCGGGAATCGGCGTAGAGACAAAATTGTATACATATTTTCAGGTGAGAGATGATGCCATGTGCCTCTACGGTTTCTTAAACCGTCAGGATCTGCAGATGTTTAAGCAGCTCATAAGCGTGAATGGGATTGGCCCCAAAGGAGCTTTGGGAATTCTTTCCGCCCTGGATCCGGAGGATTTAAGAAGGGCCATTGTCACAGGAGATGCCAAAGCCATATCCAAAGCGCCGGGGGTCGGAGCAAAGACGGCTCAGAGGATTATATTGGACTTAAAGGATAAAATTGATATGGCTGAACTTCTCCCTTCCGGGTTTGTGGAACCGGTGAACGGGCCTGCTTTATCCGGCGGAATAGCAGGAGAAGCAATGGATGCGCTGGCGGCTCTGGGATATTCCGCAGCCGAGGCAGGCAGGGCGGTTCGTCAGGTGGAAGTGACGGAGTCCATGACAGTGGAAGATGTGCTTAAGGCCTCCTTAAAGCATTTGGCATTTATATAG
- the ruvB gene encoding Holliday junction branch migration DNA helicase RuvB encodes MERRIITTEITEEDKRIEPNLRPMCLDEYIGQEKIRTNLKVYIDAAKARGESLDHVLFYGPPGLGKTTLSGIIANEMGVNMKVTSGPAIEKPGEMAAILNNLQEGDVLFVDEIHRLNRQVEEVLYPAMEDFAIDIMLGKDSSARSIRLDLPKFTLVGATTRAGLLTAPLRDRFGVVQKLEFYTPQELKIIVCRSARVLQVEIEEEGAAEIAKRSRGTPRLANRLLKRVRDFAQVKYDGIITKEVADFALDILDVDKFGLDYNDRAILTTMIEKFAGGPVGLDTLAASLGEDAGTLEDVYEPYLLMNGFINRTSRGRVATERAYEHLGISMGS; translated from the coding sequence ATGGAACGTAGAATCATAACCACAGAGATAACGGAAGAAGATAAAAGGATAGAGCCGAACTTAAGGCCCATGTGCCTTGATGAGTATATTGGACAGGAAAAGATACGTACTAATTTAAAAGTATACATTGATGCAGCCAAAGCCAGGGGGGAATCCCTGGATCATGTTTTGTTTTACGGGCCTCCCGGTCTGGGAAAGACTACTCTTTCAGGAATCATTGCCAATGAAATGGGAGTCAATATGAAGGTCACATCAGGGCCGGCAATTGAAAAACCGGGAGAGATGGCCGCCATACTGAACAATCTCCAGGAAGGAGATGTGCTGTTTGTGGATGAGATCCACCGCTTAAACCGTCAGGTAGAAGAGGTTTTGTATCCGGCCATGGAGGATTTTGCCATAGATATCATGCTGGGGAAGGATTCCTCTGCCAGATCCATAAGGCTGGATCTTCCTAAATTTACTCTGGTGGGAGCGACCACCAGAGCAGGGCTTTTAACAGCTCCATTAAGGGACAGGTTCGGTGTGGTGCAGAAGCTGGAATTTTACACGCCTCAGGAGCTTAAGATCATTGTCTGCCGTTCAGCCAGGGTCTTACAGGTGGAAATCGAGGAAGAAGGAGCGGCAGAGATTGCCAAGCGCTCCAGAGGAACTCCAAGGCTGGCAAACCGCTTATTAAAAAGAGTACGGGATTTCGCCCAGGTAAAATATGACGGTATCATTACAAAAGAAGTGGCGGATTTTGCCCTGGACATTCTGGACGTGGATAAGTTTGGCCTGGACTATAATGACCGGGCGATCCTGACCACAATGATTGAGAAGTTTGCCGGCGGTCCGGTAGGACTGGACACCCTGGCTGCTTCTTTAGGAGAGGATGCCGGGACGCTGGAAGATGTTTATGAGCCCTATCTTCTGATGAACGGTTTTATAAACCGAACCTCCAGGGGGCGTGTTGCCACGGAACGGGCGTATGAACATCTTGGAATCTCCATGGGATCATGA
- a CDS encoding cell division protein ZapA, translating to MDSKRSTEVLIDGKIYALGGREEESYIHRLASYINEMIITLKHQEGFTKQSAEYQNIMIQLNMADDYFKAREQSAGLEQQKAEMEKEIYSLKHELVATQMKLESAKLELAEARKSADSDKKE from the coding sequence ATGGATTCCAAACGCAGTACAGAAGTTTTAATAGATGGTAAGATTTATGCATTGGGCGGAAGAGAAGAGGAAAGTTATATTCACCGCCTGGCAAGCTACATCAATGAGATGATTATAACGCTGAAGCATCAGGAAGGGTTCACGAAGCAGAGCGCAGAATATCAGAATATCATGATCCAGCTGAATATGGCGGATGATTACTTTAAGGCCAGAGAACAGTCCGCCGGACTGGAGCAGCAGAAGGCGGAGATGGAAAAGGAGATCTATAGCTTAAAGCATGAACTTGTGGCCACTCAGATGAAGCTTGAGTCGGCAAAGCTGGAACTGGCGGAAGCCAGGAAATCTGCGGATTCCGATAAGAAAGAATAA
- a CDS encoding DUF3656 domain-containing protein → MRAAVAAGADAVYMGGSRFGARAYAENPQEDKLLEAIDYVHLHGRKLYMTVNTLMKEQEMYELYDYLLPYYRQGLDAVIVQDMGTFQFIRESFPGLPIHASTQMTITGAYGAGILKDLGAERVVTARELSLKEIAKIHEQVDVEIESFVHGALCYCYSGQCLFSSLIGGRSGNRGRCAQTCRLPYEVKREGQALGGGGDRYCLSLKDLSTLDIIPDLIEAGVYSMKIEGRMKSPRYTAGVVSIYRKYVDLYLAKGREGYEVEVQDKKILLDLFDRGGQTDGYYKRQNGRDMVVWKEKPAFREGNQPLFDYLDKNFVEKQVKEPVVGTAFLEEGQKASLLLSACGHNTAVTGEIVQTAQNQPVTEEKVRKQLDKTGNTPFYFENLDINIKGNIFLPVQALNDLRRRGLEALEYEILKDYKENRQAEPPKAAGEAGYRRKPVSEGPKLTVSLERPDCFEEAVNSPDVKRIYIDAAEFKPEQWKASVESCHRAGKECMLTMPHIFRTRAEQFFDKYLTELKTAAFDGFLIRSLEETGYLKEKGIRGSLIFDFGMYGMNNPAQEMLMELGADELTWPVELNNRELGKLKVPGELLVYGRLPMMVTAQCLHQGMERCDKTPVVLTLKDRMGKSFPVKNHCVFCYNSIYNSAALSLLGLEDAVKGLSPLGLRLQFTTENKAQTKAVIQSFSDGFLYGREAKLAFEEFTRGHFKRGVE, encoded by the coding sequence ATGAGGGCAGCGGTGGCGGCAGGTGCCGATGCGGTCTATATGGGCGGCAGCCGGTTTGGAGCAAGGGCTTATGCGGAAAATCCCCAAGAGGACAAGCTGCTTGAAGCCATTGATTACGTCCATCTTCATGGGCGAAAGCTGTACATGACGGTTAATACGCTGATGAAGGAGCAGGAGATGTATGAGCTTTACGATTATCTTCTTCCTTATTACAGGCAGGGTCTGGATGCGGTTATTGTACAGGATATGGGAACCTTCCAATTCATCCGGGAGAGTTTTCCGGGACTTCCCATTCATGCCAGCACGCAGATGACCATTACCGGCGCTTATGGAGCCGGGATTTTAAAAGACCTGGGTGCGGAACGGGTTGTTACTGCCAGGGAATTGTCCTTAAAGGAAATTGCGAAGATCCATGAACAGGTGGATGTGGAGATCGAAAGCTTTGTACACGGCGCATTGTGCTACTGCTATTCCGGTCAATGTTTATTCAGCAGCCTCATAGGAGGGCGAAGCGGAAACAGGGGAAGATGCGCCCAGACCTGCCGCCTTCCCTACGAAGTGAAACGGGAAGGACAGGCTCTTGGAGGAGGAGGAGACCGTTACTGCTTAAGCCTTAAGGATTTGAGCACCCTGGATATCATACCGGACCTGATAGAAGCCGGAGTCTATTCCATGAAAATTGAAGGAAGGATGAAGAGCCCCAGATACACGGCAGGAGTCGTGAGCATTTACCGAAAGTATGTGGACCTTTATCTTGCTAAGGGGAGAGAAGGCTATGAGGTCGAAGTGCAGGATAAGAAAATACTTCTGGACTTATTTGACCGGGGCGGACAGACCGATGGATACTATAAGCGCCAAAACGGACGGGATATGGTGGTCTGGAAAGAGAAGCCGGCTTTTCGGGAAGGCAATCAGCCGTTATTCGATTACCTGGATAAAAATTTTGTGGAAAAGCAGGTAAAGGAGCCGGTGGTTGGAACCGCGTTTCTGGAAGAGGGGCAAAAGGCCTCTTTGCTCCTAAGTGCCTGCGGTCATAATACCGCAGTCACCGGGGAGATCGTGCAGACAGCCCAAAATCAGCCTGTAACTGAGGAAAAGGTGAGAAAGCAGCTGGATAAGACGGGAAATACTCCTTTTTATTTTGAAAATCTTGATATTAACATAAAAGGAAACATATTTCTGCCGGTTCAGGCTCTCAATGACCTGCGAAGGCGGGGGCTGGAAGCCTTGGAATATGAGATTCTTAAGGATTACAAAGAGAACAGACAGGCAGAGCCGCCAAAAGCTGCCGGGGAGGCTGGTTACAGACGGAAACCGGTTTCAGAAGGTCCCAAGCTTACGGTTTCTCTGGAGCGGCCGGATTGCTTTGAAGAAGCGGTGAACAGCCCTGATGTAAAAAGAATTTATATCGATGCTGCAGAATTTAAGCCGGAACAGTGGAAAGCGTCTGTAGAAAGCTGCCACAGGGCCGGTAAGGAATGTATGCTTACCATGCCCCATATTTTCAGGACAAGGGCGGAACAGTTCTTTGATAAATATTTAACAGAACTGAAAACCGCAGCATTTGACGGATTCCTGATCCGTTCTCTGGAGGAAACCGGCTATTTAAAAGAGAAGGGTATCAGAGGAAGCCTGATATTTGATTTTGGAATGTATGGAATGAACAATCCAGCCCAGGAGATGCTAATGGAACTGGGGGCGGATGAGCTGACCTGGCCGGTAGAATTAAACAACCGGGAATTGGGAAAACTAAAAGTTCCGGGAGAGCTTTTGGTATACGGCCGTCTGCCCATGATGGTGACTGCCCAGTGCCTTCATCAGGGAATGGAGCGGTGTGATAAGACACCGGTTGTTTTGACATTAAAAGACCGGATGGGAAAATCATTTCCCGTAAAAAACCATTGTGTTTTCTGCTACAATTCCATTTATAATTCGGCGGCCCTGTCCCTTCTTGGATTAGAGGATGCGGTAAAGGGATTATCCCCCTTAGGACTGCGGCTTCAGTTCACCACAGAGAACAAGGCACAGACAAAAGCGGTGATACAAAGCTTTTCTGATGGATTCCTTTATGGGAGAGAAGCAAAGCTGGCCTTTGAAGAATTCACCAGAGGTCATTTCAAACGCGGCGTAGAGTAG
- a CDS encoding FtsW/RodA/SpoVE family cell cycle protein — MINLIIDVSRYLMILLITLYTYLNFRFFSLPDEIRKRKICGHQNFAMFLIHFLAYVIIWLETEDEKMLVFYVAQVIFFFCYLFLYRLIYRNVSRLLVNNMCMLLTIGFIMLTRLSFDRAIKQFVIVAAAALVTFVIPFVIDRVWQLSRIPWIYGIGGLLLLGIVCIAGTSSYGAQLSIGFGGYSFQPTEFVKISYVFFIATMFYRSTSLKTILIVTVAAALHVLILVASRDLGSALIFFVTYIFMLFVATGKWLYLLAGAGGGTLAAMLAYELFGHVRTRVSAWLNPWSDIAGKGYQITQSLFAIGTGGLFGMGLYRGMPGRIPVVEKDFIFSAISEELGGIFALCVLLICLGCFLQFMMIASRMQAVFYKLIAFGLGTIYIIQVFLTVGGVTKFIPSTGVTLPLVSYGGSSILSTFIIFGIIQGLYILKRNEEEEEKYEG, encoded by the coding sequence ATGATTAATCTGATTATTGATGTCTCTAGATATCTGATGATACTGTTGATTACATTATACACATATTTAAATTTTCGTTTTTTTTCCTTGCCGGATGAAATCAGGAAAAGGAAAATTTGCGGGCACCAGAATTTTGCCATGTTTCTCATTCACTTCCTTGCCTATGTGATCATCTGGCTGGAGACGGAGGATGAGAAGATGCTGGTGTTTTACGTGGCACAGGTAATCTTCTTTTTCTGTTACCTTTTCCTGTACCGGCTTATTTACCGCAATGTATCCAGGCTGCTGGTCAACAATATGTGCATGCTCCTTACCATAGGATTTATTATGCTGACCAGGCTTTCTTTTGACCGGGCCATAAAGCAGTTTGTCATTGTGGCCGCTGCGGCCCTGGTGACCTTTGTCATCCCCTTTGTCATTGACAGGGTATGGCAGTTAAGCAGGATTCCATGGATCTATGGGATAGGAGGACTTCTCCTCCTTGGTATCGTATGCATTGCCGGAACCAGCAGCTACGGCGCCCAGCTTTCCATTGGGTTCGGCGGCTATTCCTTCCAGCCCACGGAATTTGTAAAGATCAGCTATGTCTTTTTTATAGCCACTATGTTTTACCGGTCTACCAGTTTAAAGACGATCCTTATTGTAACAGTAGCGGCAGCCCTTCATGTTCTCATTTTGGTGGCCTCCAGAGATCTTGGAAGCGCCCTGATTTTCTTTGTTACTTACATTTTCATGCTCTTTGTGGCAACGGGAAAATGGCTCTATCTTCTGGCAGGAGCAGGAGGCGGGACTCTTGCGGCTATGCTGGCCTATGAGTTATTCGGGCATGTAAGGACCAGAGTATCGGCATGGTTAAATCCCTGGTCAGATATTGCGGGAAAGGGATACCAGATCACCCAGTCTTTATTTGCCATTGGTACCGGAGGTTTATTTGGTATGGGACTGTACCGGGGGATGCCAGGAAGGATCCCGGTGGTAGAAAAGGATTTTATATTTTCAGCGATTTCGGAGGAGCTGGGAGGCATTTTTGCACTGTGTGTCCTTCTTATCTGTCTGGGATGCTTTTTACAGTTCATGATGATTGCCAGCCGGATGCAGGCAGTGTTCTATAAGCTGATTGCATTTGGCCTTGGAACTATTTATATTATTCAGGTATTTTTAACCGTAGGAGGAGTGACCAAATTCATTCCCTCCACAGGAGTGACCCTTCCCCTGGTCAGTTATGGAGGAAGCTCTATTTTAAGCACCTTTATCATTTTTGGAATCATCCAGGGGCTTTATATACTCAAACGCAATGAAGAGGAAGAAGAAAAATATGAAGGCTAA